The sequence CAACGCCGCGCTGATGCTGATGACCGGCGACCCGATCGACGCCGCGCGCGCCCTCTCCTGGGGGCTGATCAGCGAGGCAGTCCCCGCTGCGGACCTCCTGGCCCGGGCGCAGCAGCTCGCCGCCACCATCGCCGCCCGGCCACCGATCGCCGCCGAGACCGGGAAGGCCAACCTGCGGGCGTCCTGGAACCTTCCCCTGGACCAGGCGATCGGCTACGAACGAGAGATGCAGGCGATCACCTTCGCCACCCAGGATGCGGCCGAAGGCCGCGCCGCCTTCGCCGAGAAGCGAACCGGTACGTTTCAAGGACACTGACGCTCCGCCGTCGACCTGTGTGCAGTCCCGCGGGTGAGGGCCTCGAACAAGGAGAGAGATGACCGAAAGCTGGGCCGGGCCGGTCGAGACCGTGCTGCCCGACGATGCCGACGATGCACTGCTGGCCGGGCGGGTGTGGCTGCCGGAGGTCGGTGGGCCTGCGGTCGTCGTCTGCCGCAACGGCCAGGTGCTGGACCTGTCTGGCTCGTTTGCCACGATGCGGGATCTGACGGAGGAGGCGGACCCGGCGGTCGCCCTGCGCGGCGCGGACGGTCCGGTGGTCGGTTCACTCGCGGATCTGTGGGCGAACACGAACCCGGACGCTCGGGACCCGCGCCGGCCGTGGCTGCTGTCGCCGATCGACCTGCACGTAGTCAAGGCGGCCGGGGTCACCTTCCCGGTCTCCATGCTGGAGCGGGTGATCGAGGAGCGGGCCGGTGGTGAGGCGGAGTCGGCCCAGGGAATCCGGGAGACCGTGCTGGCGGCGCTCGGCGGGGACATCCGCGATCTGGTGCCCGGTTCGGACCAGGCCGCCCGGCTCAAGGAGGTGCTGGTCGCCGAAGGGCTGTGGAGCCAGTACCTGGAGGTGGGGATCGGGCCGGATGCGGAGATCTTCACCAAGGCGCCGGTGCTGGCCACGGTCGGCGGCGGGGTGGACGTCGGCGTGCTCGCCGAGTCGGAGTGGAACAACCCGGAACCCGAGGTGGTGCTGGCGGTCTCCGCCGCCGGAACGATCGTGGGCGCGACGCTCGGTAACGATGTGAACCTGCGCGATATCGAGGGGCGCTCGGCGCTGCTGCTCGGCCGGGCGAAGGACAACAACGCCTCCGCCTCGCTCGGACCGTTCCTCCGGCTCTTCGACGACCGCTTCGACCTGGCGGACGTGCGCGAGGCGACCGTGCAGCTCACCGTGACCGGAGCGGACGGGTTCGCCATGTCCGCCAGCTCGCACATGGACCAGATCAGCCGCGACCCCGCCGATCTGGTGCAGCAGGCGATCGGGAGGCACCACGCCTACCCGGACGGGTTCGTGCTCTACCTGGGCACGATGTTCGCCCCGGTGGAGGACCGCGACGAACCGGGGCACGGCTTCACCCATCACCTCGGCGACGTGGTCCGGATCTCCTCCCCGCGGCTCGGCGCCCTGGTGAACCGGGTACAGCACAGCGAGTCGCTCGAACCCTGGAGCTTCGGGATCTCCGCGTTGATCACCAGCCTCGCCGAACGAGGCCTCGTCGGAAGGACACGACCGTGACCACCCTCACCACCACCGACCCCCGCACCGGCACCAGCCGCGACACCGACCTGACCAAGACCGGAGCCGAGGAGGTCGCGGCGATCACCGAACACGCCAGTGCGGCCTTCGCCCAGTTGCACGAGCAGCCGCGCAGCTGGCGCGCCGGTCTGCTCCGTGCGCTGGCCGACGGCCTGGAGGCCGACCGGGACGGCCTGGTGGAGGCGGCGATGAGCGAGACCGGGCTGCCCGAGGCCCGGCTGAACGGCGAGCTGAGCCGCAGCGCGTTCCAGTTCCGGCTTTTCGCCGACGCCGTGGCCGAGGGCGGGTACCTCGAGGCGATCATCGATCACGCCGGTCCGACCCCGCTCGGCCCCGGCCCGGATGTGCGCCGGATTCTGGTGCCGATCGGCCCGGTGGCCGTGTTCGGTGCGAGCAACTTCCCGTTCGCGTTCTCGGTGGTGGGCGGGGACACCGCCTCGGCGCTCGCCGCCGGGAACCCGGTGGTGATCAAGGCGCACAGCTCGCACCCGGTCACCTCACAGCGATCCTTCGCCGCGCTCGAGCGCGCAGCCGCTGCGTACGGCGCACCGGCCGGCACCTTCGGGATCGTCTACGGCCAGAAGGCCGGCTCGGCGCTGGTGGCCGACCCGCGGATCGCCGCCGTGGGATTCACCGGATCGCTGTCCACCGGCAAGATCCTGCAGCGGATCATCGACGAACGACCCACGCCGATCCCGTTCTACGGAGAGCTCTCCAGCCTGAACCCGCTGGTGATCACTGCCGGCGCTGCTGCCGCACGCACCGCCGCGCTCGGTGAAGGACTGTTCACCTCGGTGACCGGTTCGGCCGGCCAGCTGTGCACCAAGCCCGGACTGGCCTTCGTCCCTGCTGGTGCTGCCGGTGACGAGCTGGTGGCGGACGTCGTCTCCCGCGCCTCTGCCGCGGGGGCGCAGACCCTGCTCAACGCGCGCATCCACAGCGCCTTCGACGAGATCCGCAGCCGGCTGATCGGCGACGGGCAGGCGCGCAGCCTGGTGGCGCCTCAGCACGGGGATGCGGGGTTCTCGCTCACCCCCGGCGTCCTCGAGATCGACGCCGCCGACGTCACCGCCGCGGTGACCGAAGAAGCCTTCGGACCCCTGGTGGTCCTGGTGCGCTACCGCAGCATCGAGGAGATCCGCACTGCGCTGCAGGCGGTGCCGCACTCGCTGACCGCCACGATCCACTCCACGGCCGAGGAGACGCAGCAACGCGCTGCGCTGACCGAGGCGGTCACGCCCCTGGTCGGGCGGATCGTCTACGACGGCTTCCCCACCGGGGTGCGCGTCTCCTGGGGGATGCACCACGGCGGGCCGTGGCCGGCCACGAACACCCAGCACACGTCAGTGGGGGTGACGGCGATCCGCCGGTTCCTGCGCCCGCTCGCCTGGCAGGACGCACCGGCCGACGTCCTGCCGGCGGAGCTGCGGGACGGGACGGTGGACCTTCCGCGCCGGGTGGACGGGGTGCTGCAGCTCGCCGGGAGCTGAACAACGGCTATCGCTGCGCGGCGCAGCGCCTGCCACGATCAGCGCGTCCCAAGCCGGGAGGCGCCGGCGCCCGGCGGTGCCCGCCCGGTCAGAACACCGACCGGGCCCGGGTCGGCGGCTGCGGATCGGGCAGCGTCGGCTGACCGAGCGGATGCCGGCGTTCGGCCGGCGGGCGGGGTCCGGCATCAGCAGTCCCGTGCAGCCGTCGGATGAGCTCGTGCGCCGGTGATCCCGGCCGGAGCGAGAAGTCCCGGGACTGCGGATCTGCGAGCAGCGGGTCCGCCACCACCGAGTGCCGGTCGCGCCCGGCGGCGAGCCAGTCGTCGTCGGCTGGGCCGGTGAGCTGCCAGCGCCGGGCTCCGTCAGCATCTGGCGCTGAAGTGCCGTTGGCCGCGATCACTGCGCCAGCGGCGGGGGAGTAGTCCCAGACCAGGTTCAGGTCGCTGCGCACGTTCAGGGACCGGACGTCATCGGGACGGCCCTCGTGGCCGGTGAACGCCGGCCGGCCAGATCCGAGCAGCATGTTGCCCAGCAGGGTCAGCCCCACGTGCTCCTCCGGCCTGCTCACCGTGACCTGACCGTGGCCGCCGAACGCGAAGAGGTTGTCCCGCACGATGTTCTCCCGGCCGTAGTGCAGGTGCAGGCACTGGCTGGAGGAGTCATGCACGGTGTTCTGCTCGATCACCACGTGGGAGGACGCCTCGTCCAGGTAGATGCCCCAGCCGCCGTAGTTGCGGCAGCGGACGTCGTGGATGTGGTTACCGCGGACGATGGTCCCGGGGGCGATCCCGAGCAGGTAGACGCCGCCCATATCGTTCAGCTCGCCCTGCCCGAGGTGGTGCAGGTGATTGCCCTCGACGAGATTCCCCACCGACGCACTGGGGTGGTAGTCCCACACCCAGCCGATGGACACCGCGCTGTAGTAGAAGTCCGCAACCTCGTTATAGGCCACGATGTGGTGCGCAGCGTGCTGGAGCAGGATGGCCACGCAGCCGGGGTAGACGCGGCCGCCGGAGCGGATCGTGCAGTCGCTGATCTCGTTGTGGCTGACGAACCCGGGGCTGGCGGGATCGGCAGAGCCGCCGGCCCGCACCGCCCCGGCGCCGAGGTCGGTGAAGGAACTTCCCGAGATCAGCGCGCCGCGGGTTCCGTCGCCGAGCTCGATACCGTACCCGCCGATGTGCTCGAGGGCGCAGTCGAGGAACACGCACCCGTGGGCGTAGCGCAGCTGGACGGCGGCCGGCACCTGGCTCGCGGCCTGCACCTCCGTGCCGTACTCACCGGCCGGCAGTATCGGGTCCTCTCGGACCCCGAACGGCGGCACAGCCGGCGGTGAAGTCGTGAAGTCGGCGTAGGCGAAGTGCACCTGCTCGAACCGCACCTCCCGAACCGGATCGGACTCGTGGCCGGCCACAGTCACGAACGCCTCCACCACCGGCAGCCGGGCCTGGAGGTTCTCCGCTGTCTCGTTTGCGCGGGGCACGTAGAGCACATGGGCACCGTCGAGCCCGCAGACGGCGCCGGTCGCGTCCAGGTACCACTCACCCGGTTCGTCGCCCAGGGCCTCCGCGACGTTGT is a genomic window of Ruania zhangjianzhongii containing:
- a CDS encoding fumarylacetoacetate hydrolase family protein; the protein is MTESWAGPVETVLPDDADDALLAGRVWLPEVGGPAVVVCRNGQVLDLSGSFATMRDLTEEADPAVALRGADGPVVGSLADLWANTNPDARDPRRPWLLSPIDLHVVKAAGVTFPVSMLERVIEERAGGEAESAQGIRETVLAALGGDIRDLVPGSDQAARLKEVLVAEGLWSQYLEVGIGPDAEIFTKAPVLATVGGGVDVGVLAESEWNNPEPEVVLAVSAAGTIVGATLGNDVNLRDIEGRSALLLGRAKDNNASASLGPFLRLFDDRFDLADVREATVQLTVTGADGFAMSASSHMDQISRDPADLVQQAIGRHHAYPDGFVLYLGTMFAPVEDRDEPGHGFTHHLGDVVRISSPRLGALVNRVQHSESLEPWSFGISALITSLAERGLVGRTRP
- a CDS encoding aldehyde dehydrogenase (NADP(+)) yields the protein MTTLTTTDPRTGTSRDTDLTKTGAEEVAAITEHASAAFAQLHEQPRSWRAGLLRALADGLEADRDGLVEAAMSETGLPEARLNGELSRSAFQFRLFADAVAEGGYLEAIIDHAGPTPLGPGPDVRRILVPIGPVAVFGASNFPFAFSVVGGDTASALAAGNPVVIKAHSSHPVTSQRSFAALERAAAAYGAPAGTFGIVYGQKAGSALVADPRIAAVGFTGSLSTGKILQRIIDERPTPIPFYGELSSLNPLVITAGAAAARTAALGEGLFTSVTGSAGQLCTKPGLAFVPAGAAGDELVADVVSRASAAGAQTLLNARIHSAFDEIRSRLIGDGQARSLVAPQHGDAGFSLTPGVLEIDAADVTAAVTEEAFGPLVVLVRYRSIEEIRTALQAVPHSLTATIHSTAEETQQRAALTEAVTPLVGRIVYDGFPTGVRVSWGMHHGGPWPATNTQHTSVGVTAIRRFLRPLAWQDAPADVLPAELRDGTVDLPRRVDGVLQLAGS
- a CDS encoding right-handed parallel beta-helix repeat-containing protein, coding for MVTHRIEVFVHPSGSRYGDGSQGYPVGDLHGAIQVIRARREVGQRAVVWIAGGRYRHHETLSLGPADSFTSFVAIDPANPPVFDGSVPVTDWRSVRVNGRSMLAAPAPADGGKSLYVDGERRPRPRLPRGRRLQMASAGGLDPHAHGVGTMFDGGDTFTYADGDLPELSEPDRVEVVVPHYWVQERLPIGSIDYGTRTIVSPYRSLFALRDDAAKTFATYYLDNVAEALGDEPGEWYLDATGAVCGLDGAHVLYVPRANETAENLQARLPVVEAFVTVAGHESDPVREVRFEQVHFAYADFTTSPPAVPPFGVREDPILPAGEYGTEVQAASQVPAAVQLRYAHGCVFLDCALEHIGGYGIELGDGTRGALISGSSFTDLGAGAVRAGGSADPASPGFVSHNEISDCTIRSGGRVYPGCVAILLQHAAHHIVAYNEVADFYYSAVSIGWVWDYHPSASVGNLVEGNHLHHLGQGELNDMGGVYLLGIAPGTIVRGNHIHDVRCRNYGGWGIYLDEASSHVVIEQNTVHDSSSQCLHLHYGRENIVRDNLFAFGGHGQVTVSRPEEHVGLTLLGNMLLGSGRPAFTGHEGRPDDVRSLNVRSDLNLVWDYSPAAGAVIAANGTSAPDADGARRWQLTGPADDDWLAAGRDRHSVVADPLLADPQSRDFSLRPGSPAHELIRRLHGTADAGPRPPAERRHPLGQPTLPDPQPPTRARSVF